Genomic window (Ureibacillus composti):
TAGACGCCGTACAAGAAACGATATTAAATGCCTATACAAATATCTCGCAACTTCGCGAACCAAAATACTTTAAAACATGGATCACTAGAATTCTAATTAACGAATGCAATAAAATCCGCAAAGTTCAAACAAGAATTGTCCAAATGGATGATTATCTTGAACCAACTACTGTAAGTGAACAGACAGATGCGATTGTTGATGTGCAATCAGCTATTAAATGTCTAGAACCTGACCTTCGCACAGTCATCACTTTATATTATTATGAGGACCTTTCCATTAAGGAAATAGCAACGATTTTAGATATTGCAAGTGGAACGGTGAAATCACGTTTAAATAGAGCTAGAACGAAATTGGGTGGTCTTTTAAATAACCATGCAGAAGGGAGATTAATTCATGAATAAAAAAGTGGAAGAACAACTTCGTGCCTGGGGAAAAGACAAGGAACAGGTGCCAGACTTCTTTTCAAAAGGGATTGATGATGTATTAAATAATCTACCCGAAACCGCTCCTCCTACAAACGAACGTATGGTGCGAACGAAGCCTAAAAAGAAACGTTTAATAGCGAAGTCACTTGTTGCTGCCGCGGTTATTAGCTTTGGTGTCATTGGTTCAGGTTTTATCTCGCCAACGATGGCGCAAATGCTGAAAGAAGTGCCGATCATCGGTTCAATTTTTAGTAATTCCGAGGATCGTTCATTAACAGTGATCGATGAACAAGACCTTGCGTCTACATTAAATCAGACAGTAACGGATCAAGGCATCACCCTAACAATAACGGAAACTTACTTTGGGGGTGGTCGTTTAGTGATCGCTTATACACTCGAATCAGAGG
Coding sequences:
- a CDS encoding sigma-70 family RNA polymerase sigma factor; this encodes MNDERLVKRAQQGDKDAFVQLIKSMESSLYKVSKAILLSDSECLDAVQETILNAYTNISQLREPKYFKTWITRILINECNKIRKVQTRIVQMDDYLEPTTVSEQTDAIVDVQSAIKCLEPDLRTVITLYYYEDLSIKEIATILDIASGTVKSRLNRARTKLGGLLNNHAEGRLIHE